The DNA region CTACATTAACACAAATCAGAAGTGTATCctgtactgcattcacaaggggCTGAAACTCTGTCTATTAGCCTTGCTCTTTAAGTACTTCAGAGACTCAGTCAAAGACACTagaaacaacatgaagaccaGAAACTACATCCCTCTAGGGAGACTTCTATCAGATGTGTTGATTGAGAGTGGCTTAGTGGATCACTTGATTCAgttcagactcatggaagatgtcacTATTAACATTGGAAGACCGCTGAATGCTCAGAATCTGAAGAGCGTGGGAATCATTAATAAAGTCAGAGCCAAACCAACACTTGatacctcctgggaagcactcaGGGATCAGAGGGAGATTCCCAACGGACTCTACCTGAtctccaagattgaccctccagAGGTAGTATCTTACTATCTACAGGACCttgttgtagcggggtattcgttaccattagagatattcactaaatccaaggtaaaccatacaagtcgagtcaccaccgcacttctatttatccaaaggaatggttagaaagagaacaaaaacctaaaagttttatcgaatcaaaaactagtaaaaatgtcagagatctgggtaagggggttggttatgcaatgggaaggttttaagcacccaaaacatcctaggtactcctagggagcccttttcataagtgttgttctagtctaaagggtgtaggtatatctaaagtactatttactaaaaggaaggttaaaagaaaatgactcgcaaggatgtcgcatccactgcctacgtatctcatctgagtatgagaatcagagtcttcgtagctcggctacctatgggttaaagagaagtgtgtTCGGTAAGAtgtcgcgtcttatgcctacgtatctcatctggaataagaatcagagcaaaacgtagttcggctaactaggggttaaggattgtcatctgaacatggacttacaaaagaggacaccagctatgtcaaaggagggtgggcagtgtgttcaacgtcctagcagtaggtgtcgtagctcgctgaatcgagtcttaggtagttacctctttgcaatagaacggactgacatgccacaagatcgaagacgcacagaaggtctaaaagtggggaagctctgctttagagttgtcatgcaatatggacctatgtgttaggatttacaaaggggaacatctacctaatgttagcatccaaagaataggggaattctacctatgttatcatacaaagggttctacttaatgggtgctacctaaacggaacaagagtcgacggatggagcgcggagaggagttacggataagggtagatggcgatgccggaggcaatcaacttacaggtagatggagatgcctgaggcaatcgacttacaagaggatggatcaatgcgtgctggttctgttaagttttgaaaatgattactcgacgtcggatcgagcttttgatcttattttgaaatggttatcgaatgttcgttttaattcttgtattaacaggtgactaaagaaataaagaaataaatattatacactttatgggagaggggtacatttgttacgaatggggattgttcatggcaaacaaacaataagaatatatgcctcatacatcatacaagtaggcaacagttatcaatcagatcggataaataaacaatatataatcaaaccaaagaatcaaataatggagcatttaaacaatgcatgggagtatgaacatgttaaataatcaagcaatagaaagcatgaatgagagaaacaagtataaaagataacagatgaatcaaacagatgaaaatatgcacacgaagggtcccctgaataatttaatcaggaaatgaggtaaggaccaaataaaatcaaggtaaaaggcttctaatacatggcatatgagatgaacgagggaggatcaaaagatctcttcaattgccttaagcaatccctaagtcaaacatcgatcataaagaagtcaactgaaaattcaagtcaacttaaaaaataacaaataaatagcaaattaattaagaaaattatgaaaattaaaataaataaggtggggtcaggacaccatcatcccccaaaaatattttaaaaataatgaaaattggcacgcgaattaattaaaacaaaacataggtcaaaccaaaagtcaattaatgagactaggttagaaatgaatcaagaataaatagtaaattaatcaagaaaattatgaaaaattaaaataaataaggtgggatcaggaaatcatcatcccccaaaaagattttaaaaataaagaaaattggtacataaattagttaaaataaaaccgaggttaaaccaaaagtcaattaatgagactaggttagaaataaatcaagaataaatagtacattaatcaagaaaattatgaaaaattaaactaaataaggtggggtcaggacatcatcatccctcaaaaatattttaaaaataatgaaaattgccacgtgaattaattaaaataaaacagaagtcaaattaaaagtcaaccaaccaaactaggtcaaaaataaatccaaagTAAATTGAAAAcgtgaaataaaattccaagaaaaggtcaggttgaccatgagacagtggtcaaccttaatcctaaaaatcaaatgctaacaataattttaagtcataaaaataaaatcaataaaaaaagtgtgttaaaatggacaatttagaataaataattaaaataaaatattaatattaaacaaatacaaaaataaaaattatataaaattaaataaaacgttaagaaaagtgaaaaatatttttgggtaattttatggacgaataaaatattttaaataagaaaaagaaatatgaaactagaaggattaatggtgatgaacatggtaagcaagcgtagatatatcaaaacatggtcatggaagagatgattacctaatggaaaatataagtggaatggaatctgatatgtgatgaagctttgcctccttgccacgaaattccaatactcctttagggttagggtttcagcttcttaaatagggtggattaggtgttctcatgggctttttaataagtgatttatccataagaataaaagtgtgaagtgaggtgtaaaatgttgttattttgggccaaaatTAAGTGAATGGATATCCAATTCATGGCCAACAGAGGTAAAAAAAACttgactggtttgtgcagcatgcttagaaaatctgattgggccaaccagacccaaaatctgcctagaaaatcaagtcatggtgcccactttaaatgaatgtatctctcaaaccatggatccaaatgagatgattccaaaaggatgtgaaagaggacatggaaaggtacaattgttgtgaagaaagtattttcaaataatgccttgaagtgcaagaaaactggccaagaagtcttgacaaattttgaagattttggacttagaaatttttctaagtgtcctaaaaaaagtctcactttgactaagcataactttctcaattataatccaaatggagcaaactttatatctatagaaagattggaacaagaggaacaactttcatgttggagaaagtttcaaatggagcttttatcttgatgcaaaatgggcttaaattgagtgcaacgatcatgaaaacttgccctaaatggaaagtcaaccatttccaaattaagtaacttttccaattcctgattaaatgatgaatacatgatccaaccttgatcaaatttcacatgtaggattccctaggcatggattttaagattccactctcaaaatgtcaggagttgacttttctggccccatagttaACTCTTCCCAAACTGgctgattcccgattccattgatcaattgaagcacttctagctcaaataaagagatgattttttgtatgtagacccttgtgggcatatggagggccatggaaaagagtttcacccaaagaatcagaaataaactgattttataccaaaccctagtttagggcaaaattgatcaggaactgattgcactgattgccaatggatctttctgagataattgtgaatcttcctaggccaagatgcctctctaatcatgacatggatgatctcctctacttccaaccaaacattgcctattgcaggtagccatgaaaccctaatttctgattaaatccagatgaatactctgatagctttgaatccttcactaatgaactgaggaccataataagatacttggacccccctgagacccttgagacttgtatacttagaaaatgaagtccaattctcaatctttctttatgtgggctccttctgttaaggagtgatcgatcaaaacctgatctccatgtcactaatgcagtatgcgatgagtatgacctaatatgatgctaatgaagtgtaaaacataatcccatgcttccaggaaaaatgaagggtaaattttggggtattacacttgCCAATCAAGGGGTGGACATCTCTAAATTCATAGTGGACTGGCTACCTgagcatccaccaaacttcatgaagaggatgcgagagccCTCTGAGAAGTCCAAGAAGGCTAAGAAAGCAAGGTTGGGAGAATCCTCTAGGTCAAGACCTCCAGTCCCTCTGGTTGGCTCTCCAAGTAAGTTTGTACCTCTCTCTCGCTCTGTTAAAATAAAACCTCTTGCTTCTTCTTTTCCCAAACCACTCTAATATACATCACCTTtgaaactcctccctcaaccaccagaacctcTAACCCACCCTCACTTAAATTCAACCTTGCTACCACCACACTACCCATTTCAGAAGTagaaatgctgaatgaaactacttcaccatcatcatcaccatctccATAATCCCCACCATACTACGTACTCTCCTCTAACAACGAACCATCTGACCCCCAATCCCCCACTCTGGATCAGCTACAAGcccgtgctctggcctctcaacagcCATCACACTCTGAACCTAAACCAGAAGTCACTTCCCCACCTCCTGAACATCCAAATCCAACTACATCTGAACAACCTCAAACACCACCACCTGCACAACAACCAAATCCACCCCCTGAACAACCAATCAGCTCTGAACCATAACTAACCCACTCACCATCTGAACCAAACCCACAACCTGAACAAACAAAACAGTCACCCTCTGCCATTTCCACAACCACAACTTCCGTTGCCTCCATAACTCCCACACTAAATCTCAGTGCCCCAAACTCATCTTTTTCACCATCCCCAGCATCCGACATTGAACCAGAGACTACCCTCCCTACCCTAGAAGAAGTAATATAGGTTTTTGAAGAGTCTTCAGTAGAGAAGATCGAGTCTCTGATgatcaactctggcatcagtggTGATCCCTCTGCAGTAAGGAtccactggaacagagtgatcagttggatgacctctgaagccttcaaaatgaaaggcctctctgagcaagtccgCAACAACTTCATCAGAGACACTAGTATTAGGCTTCAAGAGCGCTTGGCCAGAGAGGCTGAGGAACGATCTaggaaggaagctgaagagaaagcacGCCAAGAAGAAGAAGAACGGATCATAGAAGTTGAAGAGAAGGTTGCTGCTGATGTTGAGGCTGAGACAAAAGCTAAAGCCAAAGCTGAAGAAGCAACTCGTATTGCTGAAGAAGAAGCTGCCAAGGCCAAAGCTGATACACTGACTCGGGGGGAGAACTCCAACTCTGGGTTTGTCCCTCTGGTCTTGAAGACTCTGGAGGAACTGCAGAAAGAACAACAAGTAGTTCGGGCTAGGCAGGATCAACAGGATTCTGTCAACatcaacattcagaacatgctaTCCCAGCTGCTCCAAAAGATGCCTCCGTccccaaacccttaggcacctaggctaattgtttgttgatttctctgttttgtgtttctttttgctttttgATATCTGCCTTCTGTGCTGCTTATCGGTAACTACTCTTTTTATCAATATCAACTTTTTGCTGTattttttattctgacaaaaagggggagaactaaaacaacTGTGATGGAAACATAACTAAATCTTCTCAAAGCACTGCAAACATTATTATAATTTTTTACTAAATCAATGACTaaagatatgcaggaaagtagctaAAGCACTAAACCAAGGAAGATCCGGTAAGAACTTCTAGTTAATCCAaggatctaactcagggggagtcccCTTTCCTATCTGATTTGAGAAATTCTTTACTGTTTCACCTTTACTCTgtattgttttgtcatcataaaaaagggggagattgtaagaacaaagttggttctacaatgtatctctaagattttgatgataacaaaggatgaaacaaaaatggtactctaacgaaatttttcttaagtgtgcaggagTCTGATCAAACAATCAGATAGATAAAAAAAACATCAGATACAGAATCTAACAATCAGCTGCTGCTCAGAGGAAACGTgtccagaaggttctgactctAATCAACGCAGGTACCAGCAAAACagaaagaagtcagaaactctagtaaagaagactgaatccagactctgaattTGAAGAAGTCAAAAGCATAGAGAAACTCTGATGTGGTCAGATAAAAGAAACCTCTGAAGTTAAACTCTGACTTACTAAGACTCTGATACAGATTCACCAGTTCAGAACGCGTAACCATGAAGAAATCTGAttttggaaagaaagtatttcTAGAAGGAAAGTATGACGCGCacaaaactgttttagaaagaaacaaggagagtaatatatatatatatatatatatatatatatatatatatatatatatatatatatatatatatatatatatatatatatatatatatatatatatatagagagagagagagagagagagagagagagagagagagagagagagacagagacAGAGACAGAGAGATAAGTGAGCCTCTTTTACAGGGGTTCGAATCTCAAATAGAAAAAAAAGATTTTGGATGCAATTGTAAGAATATGTATGTATACTATACGACTTTTTCCCTGGGATTGTAGTTCAATTGGACAGAGCACCGCCCTGTCAAGGCGGAAATTGCAGGTTCGAGTCACGTCAGTCCTGATGGATACAAATCCAATCCAAAAAATATCAATGGATTTCGTGTATGAAAGGGAATAAAAAAAATATCATTTCTGAAAGGTATCCccttttttatttcttttttagTTTGTTTAAGGGAAAGGTTCGGACAAAGAAAGAAAAAGTCCTTTTTGATTGCATCATAAAGTCATTTTCTTATTTGGATATCATCGAGATCCTATTTATACCATTGAATTTAGTGACAAAAGATTTTTTACTTATGGGATTAAATCTCGAAGTATTTATTAGAAATTAAAGAGAAAGAAAATATAGAGATTATGGAAGTAAATATTCTAGCATTTATAGCTACTGCACCCTTCATTGTAGTTCCTACTGCATTTTTACTTATAATTTATGTAAAAACGGTAAGTCAAAGTGATAATTTTATTGAAACATAACTTCTTATTTCTTATCAATGCAATGattgaagaaaaaatataaaaaatgatTTGTATTTCGGGTATTTGCTTGAATCTTTGTTTTAAATAAAATGATTAGACTACATAACAAAAAGGATCTTCGACAACCCCCCAAAAAGTATATTTCTATATTTCCTATCGAATTGAATTCTAGAAATATTCTTATTTCCTTCATGAATTATAATATTAGAAACCAATTCATCCTATTCACATTTTAATTGATCATGAGTTTTTTTTATATTCTAATTCTAATATTATTGTCTATATTTTATTCTCTAATAGAGAATAAAATATAGAGATAATacattatatatatatttgaatATTGAATTTTTGATAGTTTATTGTCACCTTCAATCAAATAAAAAGGTTCATTGAGCGCCTCACTGCTATGTCATAATAGATCCGAACACTTGCCCCATATTCACTTTTGGATCCTAATTGTTCTAGTGAATAACTCAAGAAAATATAGAATAGATACATAGGAGAAAGATATTCAATATAAAAATTTCTCATAAGTTCACTAATTATGTTTTATGTTGGCGGGTCTCTTTGTATGTGTTTTCCGGAAAGAGGAGGACTCAATGATTATTCGTTCGCCGAAACCAAAAGTCCAAATTTTGCTTGATATCTATTTCCtgcactcccttgtactttacatgtaccccctcCCCTTTAGGATGTATGCTTTTACTTTCTTTCTTTGTGATTGCTTGATAGTTATTCCTTAGACATTAGGAACGCTCAATTATTTTATAATCAATAAGCAAACCCTTGATTCAATGTCAAGCGGTCTTTTTTTAAATCAAACTAAAAAACACAATAAGATACGATTAGGATTGTatgtcacgagccttaagtgcTAAAGAAGGAATGAGAATAGAGCTTTCTTACACTCGTTttgaatgcttcgaacacaagaggtttggcttggtagttcgaggtattcacctttatccatagtctttagtgcaatccgaaatcaataacacctttctcaaaacctaaaaacaacttcaacacattcaaaccttttgtttgagccttagggcatcaccatcgaaaacccttcttcaaggtaataaaatcaaccCAACAAATAACACTTTCTACCCACGAACTACGGGGCTCTGATTTgtcacttcaacaagtgggcatacataggcacgaggacccaatccttggcgagcacactaatttaaaatccACCTCTACTTCGCAAACCTTTAGCAAGTAAACATTCGATAAACAATATCCATTtaagcgcaaacatcctagatggttcccacggagtaccatggatgtgaggggtgctaatatcttccccttacataaccgacttccgaacctgttcgtggttgcgacgaccattCTTTGAGGTTTTcttgatattttccctttcttttggaataaataaaaaccgatggcgactctgtatttttcgtgTAGCGACAATACTCCTAAAAGATGTTCTATTTGTGCGTAGCTCACGATTGATACAGAATAAAACAAAACTTGGTTTTCGGTCCCCAAATTACCCATAAGAAATCGCGAAGCCATCCAATTATACGTCTAATGgaaatataatatatattagTTAAAGTTGTGCTATTAAAAAAATGTCTTTTGAAGTCTTCAACCACTTTTCCACACACATTCCATGTTTCACTCTAACCACCACAACACACTCTCCATCTCTCTAAACAACAACGCAATCACTTGGAAAAAAAACCAAACAATAAAGAAACAAATAGCCTTTACCATCTTAGGTATGTTAATTTAAGCCAATCATTTAGTTGGTTATTTAAATTGTTATGTTTGTTAAGTTAA from Lathyrus oleraceus cultivar Zhongwan6 chromosome 1, CAAS_Psat_ZW6_1.0, whole genome shotgun sequence includes:
- the LOC127092993 gene encoding eukaryotic translation initiation factor 4 gamma-like, producing MKGLSEQVRNNFIRDTSIRLQERLAREAEERSRKEAEEKARQEEEERIIEVEEKVAADVEAETKAKAKAEEATRIAEEEAAKAKADTLTRGENSNSGFVPLVLKTLEELQKEQQVVRARQDQQDSVNINIQNMLSQLLQKMPPSPNP